A region of Clostridium acetobutylicum ATCC 824 DNA encodes the following proteins:
- a CDS encoding flavodoxin, with the protein MKKISIIYSSQSGNVEVLANEIYEGAKEAGADVTIKLVHEASKEDVLSADALAFGSPSKNNNNIDQEDLAPFLKQFELTLNENKPVVLFGSYGWDNGEFMEKFKDLMNDYSFKVIGDIAVNEAPSKEELKKSRELGKLLAK; encoded by the coding sequence ATGAAAAAAATCTCAATAATATATTCAAGCCAAAGTGGAAATGTAGAGGTGTTAGCAAATGAGATATACGAAGGAGCAAAAGAAGCTGGTGCAGATGTAACTATAAAATTAGTGCATGAAGCAAGTAAGGAAGATGTACTTTCAGCTGATGCCTTAGCTTTTGGAAGCCCTTCAAAAAATAACAATAATATCGATCAAGAAGATCTTGCACCATTTTTAAAACAATTTGAACTCACTCTTAATGAAAACAAACCAGTTGTCTTATTTGGTTCTTATGGATGGGATAATGGTGAATTCATGGAAAAATTTAAAGATTTAATGAACGATTATAGCTTTAAAGTAATTGGTGATATCGCTGTAAATGAGGCACCTAGTAAGGAAGAACTTAAAAAATCTAGAGAACTTGGAAAACTTTTAGCAAAATAA
- a CDS encoding 2-oxoacid:ferredoxin oxidoreductase subunit beta, with protein sequence MENCEICTLETAWCQGCGNFNILSSLKESLTELKLNPHQVLIVGGIGQAAKTPQYINTNGFCGLHGRALPPAVGAKIANKDLTVIIDTGDGDAYGEGGNHFIHNIRRNVDITEFVHDNQIYGLTKGQASPTTDIGHVTEVQPYGSNNVPLNPVLLAITLGAGFVARAFSGDKNHLKEIMKQAINYKGYSLVDILQPCVSFNKINTFKWYMDRVYKLDNNYDPSNKIKAMEKAMEWGDKIPIGILYKDENKKEFSENLEFLKKEKPLVYSEIKIDKIKNFLEEFR encoded by the coding sequence ATGGAGAATTGTGAAATTTGTACTTTGGAAACTGCTTGGTGTCAAGGGTGCGGGAATTTTAATATACTTTCTTCTTTAAAAGAATCCCTTACGGAGCTTAAGTTAAATCCCCATCAAGTTTTAATTGTAGGAGGAATAGGGCAAGCAGCTAAAACGCCACAATATATAAATACTAATGGTTTCTGTGGACTCCATGGAAGGGCACTTCCTCCTGCTGTTGGTGCTAAAATAGCAAATAAGGATTTAACAGTAATAATTGATACAGGAGATGGAGATGCCTATGGCGAGGGAGGAAACCATTTTATTCATAATATAAGAAGGAATGTTGATATAACGGAGTTTGTTCATGATAATCAAATTTATGGTCTTACTAAAGGTCAAGCTTCTCCAACAACGGATATTGGGCATGTTACAGAAGTTCAACCTTATGGTTCTAACAATGTACCTTTAAATCCTGTACTTTTAGCTATTACACTTGGGGCTGGTTTTGTTGCAAGAGCATTTAGCGGTGATAAAAATCATCTTAAGGAGATAATGAAACAGGCCATAAACTATAAAGGATATTCTTTAGTGGATATACTTCAGCCTTGCGTAAGTTTTAATAAGATTAATACCTTTAAATGGTATATGGATAGAGTTTATAAATTAGATAATAACTATGATCCTTCAAATAAAATAAAAGCAATGGAGAAGGCAATGGAATGGGGAGATAAAATTCCTATAGGTATTCTATACAAGGACGAGAATAAAAAAGAGTTCAGCGAGAATTTAGAATTTTTAAAGAAAGAAAAACCACTAGTTTATAGTGAAATAAAAATTGATAAAATAAAAAATTTTCTTGAGGAATTCAGATAA
- a CDS encoding CBS domain-containing protein, with protein sequence MDKSIKSNAEKFIMIYNEIDRYMRKVLDENERTGNADLVKKMAKRNKVFEEYKDELMLFARLRNSIVHNPYNAELDPIAEPHDKIIVKYGELRDKILNPPLALDTIAVKGKNIYVVTQNESVLDVMTVMKDNNYANVPVVDNLGMIVGVFSKNTVFSYMVENEGVQIRRDTKINDFKEFIPLHKHENEFFAFVSRKTLAVEIEDMFKKRIHGKKKLSLVFITETGRVKEKILGIVTPWDIAIN encoded by the coding sequence ATGGATAAAAGTATTAAATCAAATGCCGAAAAATTTATAATGATATATAATGAAATAGATAGGTACATGCGGAAAGTACTTGATGAAAATGAAAGAACCGGTAACGCAGATTTAGTGAAAAAAATGGCTAAAAGAAATAAAGTATTTGAGGAATATAAGGATGAATTGATGTTATTTGCAAGACTTAGAAATTCTATAGTTCATAATCCATACAATGCTGAATTAGATCCTATTGCAGAGCCACATGATAAAATTATTGTTAAGTATGGTGAACTTAGAGATAAAATTTTAAATCCCCCGCTTGCTTTAGACACTATAGCTGTAAAGGGTAAAAATATTTATGTTGTAACTCAAAATGAGTCTGTTTTAGATGTTATGACGGTTATGAAGGACAATAATTATGCCAATGTACCAGTTGTGGATAATTTGGGTATGATAGTTGGAGTTTTTAGCAAAAATACCGTTTTTTCATATATGGTTGAAAATGAAGGAGTTCAAATAAGAAGAGATACGAAAATTAATGATTTTAAAGAATTTATACCTTTGCATAAACATGAAAATGAGTTCTTTGCTTTTGTTTCTAGAAAAACTTTAGCTGTAGAAATTGAAGATATGTTTAAGAAGAGAATTCATGGAAAGAAAAAGCTTTCACTTGTATTCATTACAGAAACTGGAAGAGTTAAAGAAAAAATTTTGGGTATTGTAACTCCTTGGGATATAGCAATAAATTAA
- a CDS encoding phosphoribosylaminoimidazolecarboxamide formyltransferase, with translation MKVPQIELKYGCNPNQSPARIYVNKGVLPIEVLNGKPGYINFMDALNSWQLVKELKKATGLTSAASFKHVSPAGAATAVPLSDTLKKSYLVEDIDLTPAAIAYSRARGADRMSSYGDFAAISDKVDVATATILKKSVSDGIIAPDYDPKALEILKSKKNGKYNIIKIDPDYEPINLERREIYGITFEQKRNITPLTENLLENIVTKNKNLTKEAKRDLIICMITLKYTQSNSVCFALDGQVIGVGAGQQSRIHCTRLAASKADIWYLRQHPYVLTLPFKEGVSRPDRDNLIDQYLRDDVTEAETFGWSRILKSVPKRLSAEEKTNWLSNLKNVSLGSDAFFPFSDNIDRASKSGVKYIVQPGGSIRDDIVIEACDNYNMIMAFSGTRLFHH, from the coding sequence ATGAAAGTTCCACAAATAGAATTAAAATATGGATGTAACCCTAATCAAAGTCCAGCTAGAATTTATGTTAATAAAGGAGTACTGCCAATTGAGGTTTTAAATGGAAAACCAGGCTACATAAACTTTATGGATGCACTTAATTCCTGGCAGCTTGTAAAAGAATTAAAAAAAGCAACTGGACTAACCTCTGCTGCTTCCTTTAAGCACGTGAGCCCAGCTGGCGCAGCTACTGCTGTTCCACTAAGCGATACTCTAAAAAAATCCTACCTAGTAGAAGATATTGATTTAACTCCTGCTGCAATTGCATATTCGAGAGCAAGAGGCGCTGACAGAATGTCTTCCTATGGTGACTTTGCTGCTATAAGCGATAAAGTAGATGTAGCTACAGCAACTATATTAAAAAAATCCGTTTCTGATGGAATAATAGCACCAGACTATGATCCAAAAGCTCTAGAAATATTAAAATCAAAGAAAAATGGGAAATATAACATAATAAAAATTGATCCTGATTATGAACCTATTAATCTTGAAAGAAGGGAAATATACGGAATAACCTTTGAACAAAAGAGAAACATTACTCCGTTAACTGAAAATCTACTTGAAAATATAGTAACTAAAAATAAAAATTTAACAAAAGAAGCCAAACGCGATCTTATAATTTGCATGATAACTTTAAAGTATACTCAATCCAACTCCGTATGTTTTGCTTTAGACGGACAAGTTATAGGCGTTGGTGCAGGTCAGCAATCAAGGATTCACTGCACTAGGCTTGCTGCTTCAAAGGCTGACATATGGTATTTAAGACAACATCCTTATGTACTAACTCTACCTTTTAAGGAAGGAGTATCAAGACCAGATAGAGACAACCTAATTGACCAATACCTTAGGGATGATGTTACAGAGGCTGAAACTTTTGGCTGGAGCCGAATTCTAAAATCAGTTCCTAAAAGGCTTTCAGCAGAAGAAAAAACAAACTGGCTTTCAAACTTAAAAAACGTTTCTTTAGGTTCTGATGCATTCTTCCCATTCAGCGATAATATAGACAGAGCCTCAAAAAGCGGAGTAAAATACATTGTTCAACCTGGTGGTTCTATACGTGACGATATTGTTATAGAAGCTTGTGATAACTACAATATGATAATGGCATTTTCAGGTACAAGGCTATTTCATCATTAG
- the nroR gene encoding NADH-rubredoxin oxidoreductase NroR → MKSTKILILGAGPAGFSAAKAALGKCDDITMINSEKYLPYYRPRLNEIIAKNKSIDDILIKKNDWYEKNNIKVITSEFATSIDPNNKLVTLKSGEKIKYEKLIIASGSIANKIKVPHADEIFSLYSYDDALKIKDECKNKGKAFIIGGGILGIELAQAIIDSGTPASIGIILEYPLERQLDRDGGLFLKDKLDRLGIKIYTNSNFEEMGDLIRSSCVITAVGVKPNLDFIKDTEIASKRGILVNDHMETSIKDIYACGDVAEFYGKNPGLINIANKQGEVAGLNACGEDASYSEIIPSPILKVSGISIISCGDIENNKPSKVFRSTQEDKYIVCMLKENKIDAAAVIGDVSLGTKLKKAIDSSKSFDNISSLDAILNNL, encoded by the coding sequence ATGAAAAGCACAAAAATTTTAATCTTGGGTGCAGGTCCTGCAGGATTTTCAGCTGCAAAAGCCGCCTTGGGTAAATGTGATGATATCACTATGATAAATAGTGAGAAGTACTTACCTTATTACAGACCTCGTCTTAATGAAATTATCGCGAAAAATAAATCTATAGACGATATTCTCATAAAGAAGAATGATTGGTACGAAAAAAATAATATAAAAGTTATAACTTCTGAGTTCGCTACATCAATTGACCCAAATAACAAACTTGTTACCCTAAAGTCTGGAGAAAAAATAAAATACGAAAAGCTTATTATTGCAAGCGGTTCTATTGCAAACAAAATTAAAGTTCCTCACGCTGACGAAATATTTAGCTTATACAGTTACGATGACGCTCTAAAAATAAAAGATGAGTGCAAAAATAAAGGTAAAGCATTTATAATTGGTGGAGGTATCTTAGGTATAGAGCTTGCTCAGGCTATTATTGATTCTGGAACCCCTGCTTCAATAGGAATAATACTAGAATATCCTCTTGAAAGACAGCTTGACAGAGATGGAGGACTATTCTTAAAAGATAAACTTGACCGACTCGGGATAAAAATATATACAAATTCAAATTTTGAAGAAATGGGAGATTTAATTAGAAGTTCCTGCGTAATCACAGCAGTTGGAGTTAAACCAAACCTAGATTTTATAAAAGATACTGAAATAGCTTCAAAACGTGGTATTCTAGTCAATGATCATATGGAAACATCCATTAAAGATATCTACGCTTGCGGTGACGTTGCTGAATTTTATGGAAAAAATCCTGGTCTAATTAATATAGCTAACAAGCAAGGAGAAGTAGCTGGTTTAAATGCATGCGGAGAGGATGCTTCATATTCTGAAATAATACCTTCTCCTATATTAAAGGTTTCTGGTATTTCCATTATATCCTGCGGAGACATAGAGAACAATAAACCTTCAAAGGTATTCAGATCAACACAAGAAGATAAATACATTGTATGTATGCTAAAAGAAAATAAAATTGATGCTGCAGCTGTTATTGGTGATGTAAGCCTTGGAACAAAGCTTAAAAAGGCAATTGATTCTTCAAAAAGTTTTGATAATATCTCATCTTTAGATGCAATATTAAATAATTTATAG
- a CDS encoding MerR family transcriptional regulator yields MNTKKVCEKLKISPKALRLYEELNIIVPNRDENNYRNYSEDDLFKLRQVVVLKSIGIKLKSIKDILDKRKYEDNKVVNILYMQLKAVENRILELKKIEEVLREGINTGLNNDISYEKLFDKIDECVYESEKNINSWIDKWEFDTWAKNYDDYVYNNKDSLGLFESYDLVLENVAKKIKGMNAKKVIDFGCGTANIVKKLSSSIEYTGVDQSIEMLIRARTKNKAINLRIGNFLDKPFAEEEFDAVISSFAFHHLNCYEKKRAIRYLLKYIKKNGKVIIADLMFLSKEEKMKKRQQFIDNEEKDKWDTIEDEYYTDIESLKAYIEDSGLKIKFEHIVNYTFIVEITA; encoded by the coding sequence TTGAATACAAAAAAAGTATGTGAAAAGCTTAAGATTTCTCCTAAGGCACTTAGGCTATATGAGGAGCTTAATATAATAGTTCCAAATAGAGATGAGAATAATTATAGAAACTATAGTGAGGATGACCTTTTTAAATTAAGGCAGGTTGTTGTATTAAAAAGTATTGGAATAAAATTAAAAAGTATAAAGGATATATTGGATAAAAGAAAATATGAAGACAACAAAGTTGTGAATATTTTGTACATGCAGTTAAAGGCTGTTGAAAATAGAATTTTAGAATTAAAGAAGATAGAAGAAGTGCTTAGAGAAGGGATAAATACTGGATTAAATAATGATATAAGCTACGAGAAACTTTTTGATAAAATAGATGAGTGTGTATATGAAAGTGAAAAAAATATAAATTCATGGATAGATAAATGGGAGTTTGATACTTGGGCTAAGAATTATGATGATTACGTATATAATAATAAGGATAGCCTCGGATTGTTTGAGAGTTATGATCTTGTTCTTGAAAATGTAGCTAAAAAAATAAAAGGAATGAATGCAAAAAAGGTAATTGATTTTGGATGTGGTACAGCAAATATAGTAAAAAAGCTAAGCAGTTCAATTGAATATACAGGTGTAGATCAAAGTATAGAGATGCTTATTAGAGCAAGAACGAAGAACAAAGCTATAAATCTTAGAATAGGAAATTTTCTTGATAAGCCCTTTGCTGAAGAGGAATTTGATGCTGTGATATCATCTTTTGCTTTTCATCATTTAAATTGCTATGAGAAGAAAAGAGCTATAAGGTATTTATTGAAATATATTAAGAAAAATGGGAAAGTAATTATTGCGGATTTAATGTTTTTAAGTAAAGAGGAGAAAATGAAAAAAAGGCAGCAGTTCATTGATAATGAGGAGAAAGACAAATGGGATACAATTGAGGATGAGTATTATACAGATATTGAAAGTTTAAAAGCATATATAGAAGATTCAGGTCTTAAGATTAAATTTGAACATATAGTTAACTATACTTTTATTGTTGAAATAACAGCTTAG
- a CDS encoding FprA family A-type flavoprotein: MPAIKIKDNIFSVGVLNPSLRIFDIIMKTEYGTSYNAYLIKGKKNVLIDTVHGRFFDEYLENIKSVIDPSSIDYVIMNHCEPDHSGSLARLYEVAPQIKVIASNAGKIYLKNITNKETLDVKAVKTNDTLDIGNGKVLKFAIAPFLHWPDSMFTILEEDKIAFTCDFLGCHFCEPRMFDTKITYMPKYEKSFKEYYDAIFSPFKPYVVKGLDILDALDLDFIATSHGPILTREGLLAASKQKYRDLSSEIQSTTKYIPIFYCSAYGNTEILANEIASGIKSVLNDANIEMLDIINYDYSDLKEKINICDAFMLGTPTINKDALFPIWELIGGIDAVNCKNKPASAFGSFGWSGEAIPFVISRLKELKLKVFQDGFTCLFVPSEDDIKKAFKFGEDFAKSI, encoded by the coding sequence GTGCCAGCTATAAAAATTAAAGATAATATATTTTCTGTTGGAGTTCTAAATCCTAGTCTCCGTATTTTTGACATCATAATGAAAACAGAATACGGTACTTCCTATAATGCTTATCTAATTAAAGGTAAAAAAAATGTACTTATAGATACAGTACATGGAAGATTTTTCGATGAATATTTAGAAAATATAAAAAGTGTAATAGACCCTTCCTCTATTGACTATGTAATAATGAATCACTGTGAACCTGATCACTCTGGCTCTCTTGCTAGATTGTACGAAGTAGCCCCTCAGATTAAAGTTATTGCCTCAAATGCTGGAAAAATATACCTAAAAAATATTACAAACAAAGAAACCTTAGACGTAAAAGCAGTCAAAACAAATGATACTTTAGACATAGGCAATGGAAAGGTCCTAAAGTTCGCCATTGCTCCATTCCTTCATTGGCCGGATTCAATGTTTACAATTCTTGAGGAAGACAAAATAGCCTTCACCTGTGATTTCCTTGGATGCCACTTCTGTGAACCAAGAATGTTTGATACAAAAATAACCTATATGCCGAAATATGAGAAATCCTTTAAAGAGTACTATGACGCTATTTTTTCTCCTTTTAAACCTTATGTAGTAAAAGGACTTGATATTTTGGACGCATTAGATTTAGACTTCATAGCTACAAGCCATGGTCCAATCCTAACACGAGAAGGTCTATTAGCGGCATCAAAACAAAAATATAGAGACTTAAGTTCCGAAATTCAAAGTACAACTAAATATATCCCTATATTTTACTGTAGTGCTTATGGTAATACGGAAATATTAGCTAATGAAATTGCTTCCGGAATAAAAAGCGTATTAAATGATGCTAATATAGAAATGCTAGATATAATTAACTATGATTATTCAGATTTAAAAGAAAAGATTAATATTTGTGATGCATTTATGCTTGGAACACCTACTATAAACAAAGATGCCCTATTTCCAATATGGGAGCTTATTGGAGGCATTGATGCTGTAAACTGCAAAAACAAACCCGCTTCCGCTTTTGGTTCCTTTGGATGGAGTGGAGAGGCTATTCCTTTCGTTATTTCAAGACTTAAAGAATTAAAACTTAAAGTATTTCAAGATGGTTTTACATGTTTATTTGTTCCATCTGAGGATGATATTAAAAAAGCCTTTAAATTTGGAGAAGACTTTGCCAAAAGTATATAG
- a CDS encoding PH domain-containing protein gives MKINDDTITEILSPCLKKSDSVLYYCYGIINAKIGSMITADDRNYIIGFTDKKLIIIRLDGEEEPKKSIAISYKQIKYATTSNWLLGFGYTIKMYFDNEFMLEFELKKNVLGIKEQKENLREICEMLNKKFE, from the coding sequence ATGAAAATTAATGATGATACAATTACAGAAATATTATCACCATGTTTAAAGAAAAGTGATTCCGTTCTATATTATTGTTATGGTATTATAAATGCTAAAATAGGCAGCATGATAACTGCTGATGATAGGAATTATATTATTGGATTTACAGATAAGAAATTGATTATAATTAGGCTAGATGGAGAAGAGGAGCCTAAAAAATCTATAGCTATTAGTTATAAACAAATAAAATATGCAACAACATCTAATTGGCTTTTGGGATTTGGATATACAATTAAAATGTATTTTGATAATGAATTTATGCTTGAGTTTGAACTTAAAAAGAATGTTCTTGGAATAAAGGAACAAAAGGAGAATCTAAGAGAAATTTGTGAGATGCTTAATAAAAAATTTGAGTAG
- a CDS encoding cysteine-rich small domain-containing protein, whose protein sequence is MSDNYKFFRHDNCEYFPCHKVKDKETFNCLFCYCPLYFLENCGGNKSDFNGVKDCSNCLIPHSKNGYDYIINKIREVNKEKRAKNNLT, encoded by the coding sequence ATGAGTGATAACTATAAATTTTTTAGACATGATAATTGCGAATATTTTCCTTGCCATAAAGTAAAAGATAAGGAAACTTTTAATTGCCTTTTTTGCTACTGTCCACTATACTTTTTAGAAAATTGTGGAGGTAATAAAAGTGATTTTAACGGAGTGAAGGATTGTTCAAATTGCCTTATTCCTCACTCTAAAAATGGTTATGACTATATTATAAATAAGATTCGTGAGGTAAATAAAGAAAAGAGAGCTAAGAATAATTTGACTTAG
- a CDS encoding 2-oxoacid:acceptor oxidoreductase subunit alpha has protein sequence MIYNILIGGAAGQGMETLAAILQKILKKKGFEIFTTQDYMSRVRGGHNFFQIRFGNEEIRTHVKEIDGIIALDLSTIELHINELKKDGFVICDNSIKYEDKRVYALPLRDIAHKIGNVRVYGSVALGALLKLFNQDLAFAFDVLNVRFKEDIAQKNFNAFEEGFKKVVPKYDIKPKEKDDKLLINANQAIALGALAAGCKFYSAYPMTPSTSIMDYLASKMKEAGIVVEQAEDEIAAINMAIGASFTGTRAMTGTSGGGFALMVEAIGLSSMLEVPLVVAEIQRPGPTTGLPTRTEQGDLKFVISSSPGDVPKMVIALKNAEDAFYQTMRAFNIADKYQIPVIILGDQYIADNNRTVREFDFDKIKVNRYLSDEDFKENREYKRYEVTKTGVSPRIIPGNIEGKTVLVDSDEHDEYGHITESSETRVLMNDKRIRKMKHLKEELIEPEYFGEDAAENILIGWGSLEGAIKEAVNDLNKEGKEKYAALIFGDVWPLPEKLLREKASKAKTLIDVEQNAQGQLADIIREGTGIEVDKKILKYDGRPIMASYIVGRIKEGE, from the coding sequence ATGATTTATAATATTTTGATTGGAGGAGCTGCAGGACAGGGAATGGAAACTTTAGCAGCTATACTTCAAAAAATTTTAAAGAAAAAAGGTTTTGAGATATTTACAACACAGGATTACATGTCACGAGTAAGAGGAGGACATAATTTTTTTCAAATTAGATTTGGAAATGAAGAAATACGTACCCATGTAAAGGAAATTGATGGAATAATAGCACTTGATCTAAGTACCATTGAACTTCATATAAATGAGTTAAAGAAAGATGGATTTGTAATTTGTGATAATTCTATTAAATATGAAGATAAAAGAGTTTATGCTCTACCTTTAAGAGATATTGCTCATAAAATAGGTAATGTTAGGGTATATGGTAGTGTTGCTTTGGGTGCTTTATTGAAATTATTTAATCAGGATTTAGCCTTTGCTTTTGATGTTCTTAATGTTAGGTTTAAAGAGGATATTGCGCAAAAGAATTTTAATGCTTTTGAGGAAGGCTTTAAAAAAGTTGTACCTAAGTATGATATAAAGCCAAAAGAAAAAGATGATAAGCTTCTAATAAATGCAAATCAGGCAATTGCTTTAGGCGCACTTGCAGCAGGATGTAAATTTTATTCAGCTTATCCTATGACACCATCAACTAGTATAATGGACTATTTGGCTTCCAAAATGAAGGAAGCAGGTATTGTAGTGGAACAGGCAGAGGATGAAATAGCTGCAATCAATATGGCAATTGGAGCATCGTTTACTGGAACAAGAGCAATGACAGGTACTTCAGGAGGAGGTTTTGCACTAATGGTTGAAGCTATTGGCCTTTCAAGTATGCTTGAGGTACCTCTTGTGGTTGCAGAAATACAAAGACCAGGACCAACTACAGGGCTTCCAACTAGAACAGAGCAGGGAGATCTTAAATTTGTTATATCTTCATCACCAGGAGATGTTCCTAAGATGGTAATAGCATTAAAAAATGCAGAAGATGCTTTCTATCAAACTATGAGAGCCTTTAATATTGCAGATAAATATCAAATACCTGTAATAATACTAGGGGATCAATATATTGCAGATAACAATAGAACTGTTAGAGAATTTGATTTTGACAAAATTAAAGTAAATAGGTATTTAAGTGATGAAGATTTTAAGGAAAATAGAGAGTATAAGAGATATGAAGTAACAAAGACAGGTGTTTCACCTAGAATAATACCAGGAAATATTGAAGGTAAGACAGTTTTAGTGGATAGCGATGAGCATGATGAGTATGGACATATAACAGAATCGTCTGAAACCAGAGTATTAATGAACGATAAGAGAATTAGAAAAATGAAACACTTAAAAGAGGAATTAATTGAACCAGAGTATTTTGGTGAAGACGCAGCAGAAAATATTCTTATTGGTTGGGGATCTTTAGAAGGAGCAATAAAAGAGGCAGTTAATGATTTAAATAAAGAGGGAAAAGAAAAATATGCAGCTCTCATATTTGGAGATGTTTGGCCTCTTCCAGAAAAGCTTTTAAGAGAAAAAGCCTCAAAAGCTAAGACATTAATAGATGTTGAACAAAATGCTCAAGGTCAGCTCGCAGATATTATAAGAGAAGGTACTGGAATAGAAGTTGACAAAAAGATTTTAAAATACGATGGAAGGCCCATTATGGCTTCATATATAGTAGGAAGAATAAAGGAGGGTGAGTAA
- a CDS encoding desulfoferrodoxin has product MNNDLSIYVSKNSGTAVLLLQGNGTDLTCGSEPMAKIVANTTDAAQEKHVPHITKNGNNIDVSVGSVEHPMTPEHFIEWIILVSGDRLEMAKLTPDMKPRAQFHNVTSGTVYAYCNLHSLWKADI; this is encoded by the coding sequence ATGAATAACGATTTATCAATTTACGTATCCAAAAATTCCGGTACTGCCGTTTTACTCCTGCAGGGCAACGGCACTGACTTAACCTGCGGATCAGAACCAATGGCAAAAATAGTTGCAAACACCACTGACGCGGCTCAAGAGAAGCATGTACCACATATAACCAAAAACGGTAACAACATAGATGTTTCTGTAGGTTCCGTAGAACACCCTATGACACCTGAACACTTTATTGAATGGATTATTTTAGTTTCTGGTGATAGATTGGAAATGGCAAAATTAACACCAGATATGAAACCAAGAGCTCAATTTCATAATGTTACAAGTGGAACTGTTTACGCTTATTGTAACCTTCACAGCCTATGGAAAGCAGATATATAA